The Streptomyces laurentii genome contains a region encoding:
- a CDS encoding integral membrane protein (identified by MetaGeneAnnotator; putative;~integral membrane protein [Streptomyces venezuelae ATCC10712]), with translation MTPVTHLTAPRPSPVPPPAPDDVPVQGRRSAALATAFVRGGVAACLGIGALAVLVTAVWISSPYPDGGADSALHTSAGLWLLAHGADLIRTDTVSGVPAPLGVTPLLLCVLPMYLAHRAARDTLDPGDTRPVPSPAGAVAAVTGGYLLVAAVVVIYTEAGAFPADLVSAGCWTPVTVFTAACVGAWSAHGRPLPGRGTAADALGAAGHALAALLGAGGLLVVGALLWHVGAVQMSLGALAGEWSGRLAVTLLALVLLPNAVVWGVAYGLGPGFVLGTGALVGPFGPLGHTATPARPDFPLLAALPGPGPAGWAHWAAGAVPVLAGLALGRRAGRSAHDRPARHAALAALGAAGFCGVAVALLTALAGGPLGAGRLAAFGPVWWQTGPAAALWCAVLGVPTALVVRAWGRWSARRATAARAVAARVMAAPVPAPAGKPGVGKPEAGKRGAGKPDAEQRSVRTRSARAWDVRTWGVRDRGARAWGRLVRRGGPPGPPSAAPTPGARPAPLPVPAPSPVHGGASAGALARLDALEALDALEGLDDDTGEDGYGVMPAAWEPPKPG, from the coding sequence ATGACCCCCGTGACCCACCTGACCGCCCCGCGCCCGTCCCCCGTTCCGCCCCCGGCGCCCGACGACGTCCCCGTCCAGGGCCGCAGATCCGCCGCGCTGGCCACCGCTTTCGTACGGGGCGGGGTCGCGGCCTGTCTCGGCATCGGCGCGCTCGCCGTTCTCGTGACCGCGGTCTGGATCTCCTCGCCGTACCCCGACGGCGGCGCCGACAGCGCCCTGCACACCTCCGCCGGACTGTGGCTGCTCGCCCACGGCGCCGATCTGATCCGTACGGACACCGTCTCCGGCGTGCCCGCGCCGCTCGGCGTCACCCCGCTGCTGCTCTGCGTCCTGCCGATGTATCTCGCGCACCGGGCCGCCCGGGACACCCTCGACCCCGGCGACACCCGGCCCGTCCCCTCGCCGGCCGGCGCCGTCGCCGCCGTCACCGGGGGATATCTGCTGGTCGCGGCGGTGGTGGTGATCTACACGGAGGCCGGCGCGTTCCCCGCCGACCTGGTCAGCGCGGGCTGCTGGACGCCCGTCACGGTGTTCACCGCGGCCTGCGTGGGCGCCTGGTCGGCGCACGGCCGCCCGCTGCCCGGGCGGGGCACCGCGGCCGACGCGCTGGGCGCCGCCGGGCACGCGCTCGCCGCCCTGCTCGGCGCGGGCGGGCTGCTCGTCGTGGGCGCGCTGCTGTGGCACGTCGGCGCCGTACAGATGTCGCTCGGCGCGCTCGCGGGGGAGTGGTCGGGGCGGCTCGCCGTCACCCTGCTCGCGCTCGTGCTGCTGCCGAACGCCGTCGTGTGGGGCGTGGCGTACGGTCTCGGCCCCGGGTTCGTCCTCGGCACCGGCGCCCTCGTCGGCCCGTTCGGCCCGCTCGGGCACACCGCCACCCCCGCCCGGCCCGACTTCCCGCTGCTCGCCGCGCTGCCCGGCCCCGGCCCCGCCGGCTGGGCGCACTGGGCGGCCGGCGCCGTCCCGGTGCTCGCGGGGCTGGCCCTCGGCCGCCGGGCGGGCCGGTCCGCGCACGACCGGCCGGCCCGGCACGCGGCCCTCGCCGCCCTCGGGGCGGCCGGGTTCTGCGGGGTGGCCGTCGCGCTCCTCACGGCGCTCGCGGGCGGCCCGCTCGGCGCGGGCCGGCTCGCCGCCTTCGGTCCGGTGTGGTGGCAGACCGGCCCGGCCGCCGCGCTGTGGTGCGCGGTGCTCGGGGTGCCGACGGCGCTGGTGGTACGGGCCTGGGGCCGCTGGTCGGCCCGCCGCGCGACGGCGGCACGGGCGGTGGCGGCACGGGTGATGGCCGCGCCCGTACCGGCGCCCGCCGGGAAGCCGGGGGTGGGGAAGCCGGAAGCGGGTAAGCGGGGAGCCGGGAAGCCGGACGCCGAGCAGCGGAGCGTTCGGACCAGGAGCGCGCGGGCCTGGGACGTGCGGACGTGGGGCGTACGGGACCGGGGCGCGCGAGCCTGGGGCCGGCTGGTCCGGCGCGGCGGTCCGCCGGGGCCGCCGTCGGCCGCTCCCACGCCGGGCGCGCGACCCGCACCCCTCCCCGTACCG